In Betta splendens chromosome 22, fBetSpl5.4, whole genome shotgun sequence, the following proteins share a genomic window:
- the plekhh1 gene encoding pleckstrin homology domain-containing family H member 1 isoform X3 has protein sequence MADVLERGGPGAVGEPAVDWQKRCVALEMQLLRFRLQAGKIRELLAEKMQELEQRVIEADRRAESAEKQIHVMEENLKSANIQTSESESSLYRKYQDLTNQVQDKDAVIKRLEMQLEKQVLVRAQEAKIIEEKAAKIKDWVTIKLREMEQENQQLKMANVMQTEQIVLLQDKLQSLLEKPASSGSPATSPVMDTHLVPSSPLFPPSCPSTPPAQDDSWRPTGPRGAASNVKVTQTDGKRPPEPIRCHDAPLQGRSRKGPDPPEGPARFSDRDNSSDELNSKFRSQCLHSSSSSSSSSSAYEMAHGPSSPDSVVRVTPKSSLLSRSPSTNNPFPNPPQPPGHQSGTSMTLPKVRTPLTPRDSIQLVKKHYSQPQPSLDRLHHLNVNIDIMSPSSTSSTLKSIGTSTSPFSQVVEETDIDDGLPDGMDGVEEGPEAEDPSQDGVSFVGLAEELERLDPEALKPPTPPLHRFPSWESRIYALAKSGMRVSEASPGARGPGRGSVLPQYPAAGPFTQLIYKNINVPVYTTLKGKATQISSVPLPDDDSGSEDDSSSLVSLRTSILSPDRKSSVPGSPRAVKRGVSMSSVSSESDYAIPPDAYSLDSDYSEPEHKVQRTSSYSCESTGPEMLEKSGYLLKMASQVKAWKRRWFILRNGEILYYKSPSDVIRKPQGQIELNSSCCIVRGEGAQTFQLITEKKTFYLTADSPNILEEWIRVLQNILKVQASSQVAVETSAKPTVRGWLTKVKHGHSKLVWCCLVGKLFYYYRNQEDKLPLGQLQMCEASVQEVDRSCDSDEDYEAGSRGFLSSHCTLVVQPRDQSPTYLLIGTKQEKDTWLYHLSVAAGSSATFKVGTEYEQLIGKLLDAEGDPESALWRSEALSFCKDGLRSPLTTLPSEALQTEALKLFKSCQLFINVLVESPSVDYHTSLAQNALQVCLTHPELQNEMYCQLIRQTNRRTTHNYSLTQCWQLLSLCVALFLPQQHILWYLRQYLQRHADPSSEVGKYAVYCQRSVERTLQNGEREARPSRMEIISILLRNPYHHSLPFSIPVHFMNSTYQVVGFDGSTTVEEFLNTLNQRIGMRKPQLSGFALFTDDPSGKDLEHCLQPRAKICDVISKWEQALKELHPGKNEGTRIVRLTYKSRLCFRAQVKGETERERLLVAYQVNDEVQQGHFPVSKELALEVAALMAQVEHGDLERAAASSPSASPQPKPQLLLLQALERFYPKRYKQDCSSEQLRDLTERLATKWSLLRGCSASECVRIYLTVARKWPLFGAKLFRAQPVPPCPVEQSQVWLAVSEDGLCALDLTMHTLVTYPYQAVITFGGYGDDFMVVTSQQRESGVGKKSVEKLVFAMAKPKILELTLLMASYINHWNPGLPAASQQPLGHWDVDSKHFPSMNYTTKGPTLL, from the exons ATGGCCGACGTGCTGGAGAGGGGCGGGCCCGGCGCCGTTGGAGAGCCCGCGGTGGATTGGCAGAAACGCTGCGTCGCTCTGgagatgcagctgctgaggttcCGGCTGCAGGCTGGGAAAATCCGAGAGCTGCTGGCAGAAAAG atgcaggagctggagcagagggtgATTGAAGCCGACCGGCGAGCTGAAAGTGCGGAAAAACAG ATCCATGTCATGGAAGAAAATCTCAAGTCTGCAAACATACAAACCAGTGAGTCAGAGAGCTCGTTGTACAGAAAGTATCAAGACCTGACCAATCAGGTTCAAGATAAAGATGCTGTGATAAAGAGATTAGAGATGCAGCTGGAAAAACAG GTCTTAGTCAGAGCCCAGGAGGCAAAAATCATCGAGGAGAAAGCGGCAAAGATTAAAGACTGGGTCACCATTAAGCTCCGAGAG ATGGAACAagagaaccagcagctgaaaaTGGCCAACGTGATGCAGACGGAGCAAAtagtgctgctgcaggacaaatTACAGT ctctgttaGAGAAACCTGCGTCGTCAGGATCTCCCGCCACCTCCCCAGTAATGGACACCCACCTGGTGCCCAGCAGCCCGCTGTTCCCTCCCAGCTGCCCCAGCACCCCCCCAGCGCAGGACGACAGCTGGAGGCCGACCGGCCCTCGCGGGGCCGCTTCTAATGTCAAGGTCACTCAGACAG ATGGGAAAAGGCCTCCTGAGCCCATCAGGTGTCATGACGCCCCCCTCCAGGGTAGGAGCAGGAAGGGCCCAGACCCCCCAGAGGGTCCGGCCCGCTTCTCAGACAGAGACAACTCCTCCGATGAGCTCAATAGCAAGTTCCGCTCTCAGTGTCTGCACtcatcgtcttcctcttcctcttcgtcCTCCGCTTATGAGATGGCCCACGGACCGAGCTCCCCCGACTCAGTCGTCAGAGTGACGCCGAAAAGCTCACTCCTGTCGCGCTCCCCCTCCACCAACAACCCCTTCCCCAACCCTCCTCAGCCCCCGGGCCACCAGTCGGGCACCAGCATGACGCTACCCAAAGTACGGACGCCGCTCACGCCCAGAGACAGCATCCAGCTGGTTAAGAAGCACTACAGTCAGCCACAGCCCAGTCTGGACCGACTTCACCACCTCAACGTTAACATAGACATCATGTccccgtcctccacctcctccaccctcaaGAGCATCGGCACCAGCACTTCCCCCTTCTCCCAGGTGGTTGAAGAGACAGATATCGACGACGGGCTTCCTGACGGCATGGACGGGGTGGAGGAGGGACCCGAGGCGGAGGACCCGTCCCAGGATGGCGTCTCCTTTGTGGGGCTGGcggaggagctggaacggcTGGATCCAGAAGCTCTGAAGCCGCCAACTCCTCCGTTGCACCGCTTCCCTTCATGG GAAAGCCGGATCTATGCTTTGGCTAAATCGGGAATGAGAGTATCAGAGGCCAGTCCTGGTGCCAGAGGTCCCGGACGAG GGTCCGTTTTACCCCAGTATCCAGCGGCGGGTCCATTCACACAGCTGATCTATAAAAATATCAATGTACCAGTCTACACAACACTGAAAGGG AAGGCCACTCAGATCAGCAGCGTGCCGCTACCCGACGATGACTCTGGCTCGGAGGACGACAGCAGCTCCCTGGTCAGTTTACGGACCTCCATCCTGAGTCCAGACAGGAAGAGCAGTGTGCCCGGGAGTCCCCGCGCTGTCAAGAGAG GCGTGTCCATGTCCTCTGTCAGCTCAGAAAGTGACTATGCCATTCCTCCGGATGCTTATTCCCTGGACAGCGATTACTCTGAACCAGAGCATAAAGTCCAGCGGACGTCCTCCTACTCCTGTGAAAGCACCGGACCT GAGATGCTGGAGAAGTCCGGGTACCTGCTGAAGATGGCTAGTCAGGTGAAAGCCTGGAAGCGGCGCTGGTTCATTCTGAGGAATGGAGAGATCCTGTACTACAAATCTCCG aGCGATGTGATTAGAAAACCTCAGGGTCAGATTGAGCTCAACTCATCCTGCTGCATAGTACGAGGAGAGGGTGCACAGACATTTCAG TTGATTACGGAGAAGAAGACCTTCTATCTGACGGCGGACTCGCCCAACATCCTGGAGGAGTGGATCAGGGTCCTGCAGAACATACTTAAAGTCCAGGCCAGCAGCCAGGTTGCCGTGGAGACCAGCGCTAAACCCACAGTGAGAGGCTGGCTCACAAAG GTCAAACATGGACACTCAAAGCTGGTGTGGTGTTGTTTAGTTGGGAAGCTCTTCTACTACTATCGGAACCAAGAAGACAAG CTGCCTCTGGGTCAGCTCCAGATGTGCGAGGCgtcggtgcaggaggtggaccGCTCCTGCGACTCGGACGAGGACTACGAGGCGGGAAGCCGGGGCTTCCTCTCGTCCCACTGCACGCTGGTGGTGCAGCCCAGGGACCAGAGTCCCACGTACCTGCTCATCGGCACCAAGCAGGAGAAG GACACGTGGCTGTATCACCTGAGTgtggcagcaggcagcagcgCCACCTTCAAGGTGGGGACGGAGTATGAGCAGCTCATTGGGAAACTGCTTGATGCCGAGGGAGATCCAG AATCTGCCCTGTGGAGGAGCGAGGCCTTGAGCTTCTGTAAAGACGGCCTGCGCTCGCCCCTCACCACTCTGCCCTCCGAAGCGCTGCAGACTGAAGCGCTCAAGCTTTTCAAG TCGTGTCAGCTCTTCATCAACGTGCTGGTGGAGTCGCCGTCTGTGGATTACCACACGTCGCTGGCCCAGAACGCCTTGCAGGTGTGCCTCACTCACCCGGAGCTCCAGAATGAAATGTACTGTCAGCTTATCAGACAGACCAACCGCCGGACGACGCACAACTACTCCCTCACTCAG TGCTGGCAGctcttgtctctgtgtgtggccCTCTTCCTTCCTCAGCAGCACATCCTCTGGTACCTGAGGCAGTACCTCCAGCGCCACGCCGACCCGAG CAGTGAGGTGGGAAAGTACGCGGTGTATTGTCAGAGGTCTGTGGAGCGAACGCTGCaaaatggagagagggaggcccGACCCTCACGTATGGAGATCATCTCCATCCTGCTGAGGAACCCCTACCACCATTCGCTGCCCTTCAGCATCCCAGTTCATTTCATGAACAGCACCTACCAG GTTGTGGGTTTCGATGGCTCCACCACAGTGGAGGAGTTCCTCAACACGCTGAACCAGAGGATCGGCATGAGGAAGCCTCAGCTGTCTGGGTTCGCCCTCTTCACGGACGATCCGTCCGGCAAAGACCTGGAGCACTGCCTGCAGCCGCGTGCCAAG ATCTGCGACGTCATTTCCAAATGGGAGCAGGCCTTAAAGGAGCTGCACCCCGGGAAGAACGAGGGGACGCGGATCGTGCGGCTGACGTACAAGAGCAG ATTGTGCTTTAGGGCTCAGGTGAAAGGGGAGACGGAGCGAGAGCGCCTCCTGGTGGCCTACCAGGTCAACGACGAGGTGCAGCAAGGCCACTTCCCTGTGAGCAAAGAGCTGGCTCTGGAGGTGGCGGCCCTCATGGCACAG GTTGAACATGGGGATTTAGAGCGAGcggctgcctcctctccttccgcCTCTCCTCAGCCTAAGCctcagctgcttctcctgcaggcTTTGGAGCGTTTCTACCCTAAACGCTACAAACAAGACTGTAGCTCAGAGCAGCTCAG AGACCTAACCGAGCGTCTGGCCACCAAGTGGTCGCTGCTTCGCGGGTGCAGTGCATCTGAGTGCGTGAGAATATATCTGACAGTGGCTCGCAAGTGGCCCCTGTTTGGAGCCAAACTCTTCAGAGCTCAG CCTGTCCCCCCGTGTCCTGTGGAGCAGAGCCAGGTGTGGCTGGCAGTCAGTGAGGATGGACTGTGTGCGCTGGACTTAACAATG cACACGCTGGTCACGTACCCCTACCAGGCCGTGATTACCTTCGGCGGCTACGGTGATGACTTCATGGTGGTCACAAGCCAACAGCGGGAGTCTGGGGTCGGGAAGAAGAGCGTGGAGAAGCTGGTCTTTGCCATGGCTAaaccaaag ATCCTGGAGCTGACTCTGCTCATGGCCAGCTACATTAACCACTGGAACCCCggcctcccagcagcctcccagcagcccctgggCCACTGGGACGTGGACAGCAAACACTTCCCCTCCATGAACTACACCACCAAGGGGCCCACGCTGCTGTGA